Proteins encoded in a region of the Photobacterium profundum SS9 genome:
- a CDS encoding lipopolysaccharide biosynthesis protein, protein MSAIKQSLYYGVGIVMMKGVSLLMMPYVTGQLATKEYGSLEALILLADIGTILVGFGLIDAMYRFVGSNEGEYRQLLIANCFSLSLIAAVVGGVIVWFLMPWLLLYVPAQVKAYQIALIVLPTLLDGLIAIPLTLMRMQSLAKRFCIFNVIKAIVQALLIVVLLENGFGIDAVLIAGAVSSVFMLVFLLKFQWQQMGRLGYLGYSLPLLKFGAPIVVSGIGMFAVTGLDKWILADKVNVEALAVYAISAKFALILSLLMQPFCLWWFPNRIQILQQDNGSQQCAEKAILGCNLVIFLAFSMLLTVPSFIYLFLPSDYYLAAKVSVALILVNTIKNISELMNLGCFSGESSQKQMWIQCLCAVIAVVGYYFLIPLYGVWAAVAVLGSVYSMRLVLLYCVSQSLEPLPYKHACWIKTLFICSVAYLLHSTASAMFSTGMILILGSAISVFTLVLLVYLNTFPNLYSQLKDKFTSLNLRLFTYLRKV, encoded by the coding sequence ATGAGCGCAATTAAACAGTCTTTGTATTACGGGGTAGGCATTGTGATGATGAAAGGGGTATCATTGTTAATGATGCCTTATGTCACTGGGCAGCTCGCTACGAAAGAATATGGCTCATTAGAGGCGTTAATATTACTGGCTGATATCGGTACCATTTTGGTTGGCTTCGGCTTAATAGATGCAATGTATCGGTTTGTTGGCTCTAATGAAGGGGAATATCGGCAATTATTGATAGCTAACTGCTTCTCGCTTAGCCTTATTGCTGCAGTAGTAGGTGGTGTCATTGTCTGGTTCTTAATGCCATGGTTACTTCTTTATGTACCCGCGCAAGTTAAAGCGTATCAAATTGCATTAATTGTTTTACCAACATTATTGGATGGATTAATTGCAATCCCACTTACCTTAATGCGTATGCAGTCACTGGCTAAGCGGTTTTGCATTTTTAATGTTATTAAAGCTATCGTCCAGGCTTTACTCATCGTTGTTTTATTAGAAAATGGATTTGGGATTGATGCAGTATTGATTGCTGGTGCGGTATCGAGCGTATTTATGCTTGTTTTTTTATTGAAATTCCAATGGCAGCAAATGGGACGATTAGGTTATTTAGGCTATTCATTGCCACTGCTTAAATTTGGAGCTCCCATTGTTGTTAGTGGTATTGGTATGTTTGCCGTTACAGGGCTTGATAAATGGATTCTTGCCGACAAAGTAAACGTTGAAGCATTAGCTGTATACGCAATCAGTGCTAAGTTTGCGCTAATATTAAGTTTGTTAATGCAACCATTTTGTTTGTGGTGGTTTCCAAATAGAATTCAAATATTACAACAAGATAATGGCTCACAACAATGCGCTGAAAAGGCTATTCTTGGTTGTAATTTGGTTATTTTCCTTGCTTTCTCAATGCTTCTTACCGTACCAAGTTTTATTTACCTGTTTTTACCTAGTGATTATTATTTGGCTGCTAAGGTGTCGGTTGCTCTTATTTTAGTGAATACAATAAAAAATATAAGTGAATTGATGAACCTAGGGTGTTTCAGCGGCGAATCAAGCCAGAAGCAAATGTGGATACAATGTTTGTGTGCAGTAATAGCGGTAGTGGGTTATTACTTTCTAATTCCACTTTATGGGGTATGGGCTGCGGTTGCTGTGCTAGGCAGTGTTTATAGTATGCGTTTAGTGTTGCTTTACTGTGTTAGTCAGTCATTAGAACCACTACCTTATAAACATGCTTGTTGGATAAAAACTTTGTTTATTTGCAGCGTAGCTTATCTGTTACATAGTACTGCTTCAGCGATGTTTTCGACAGGAATGATTTTGATTTTAGGGAGTGCTATTAGTGTCTTTACCTTGGTACTTTTAGTGTATTTAAATACCTTTCCTAATTTATACTCACAGTTAAAGGACAAGTTTACTTCTTTGAACTTGCGACTTTTTACTTATCTTCGCAAAGTGTAA
- a CDS encoding ABC-F family ATPase, whose product MISTANITMQFGDKPLFENISVKFGGGNRYGLIGANGCGKSTFMKILGGELEQSGGTVSLDPNERMAKLGQDQFAFEEFSVVDTVIMGHKELWKVKEERDHIYSLPEMSDEDGMRVGDLETEFAEMDGYSAEARAGELLLGLGIPESQHFGLMSEVAPGLKVRVLLAQVLFADPEIMLLDEPTNNLDIHTISWLEEILLARNCTMIIISHDRHFLNSICTHMADLDYGELRLFPGNYDEYMSAAEQSREQLHADNAKKKAQMAELQTFVSRFSANASKAKQATSRQKQLDKIQLSEVKASSRQSPFIRFDQEKPLFRNALEVEGLKQGYGENILINGVKLMVEVGERIAIIGQNGVGKSTLLNTLAGAMEPMEGMVKWSENHNIGFYAQDHSSDFAEDLNLIDWMGQWKKEGDDEQVVRGILGRMLFSQNDIKKSVKVISGGEQGRMLFGKLIMQKPNILLMDEPTNHMDMESIEALNLALENFKGTLMFVSHDRQFVSSVATRIIEITESGLEDFHGTYEEYLAKQGLTG is encoded by the coding sequence TTGATTTCTACAGCTAACATTACAATGCAATTTGGCGATAAGCCATTGTTTGAAAACATTTCAGTTAAATTCGGCGGTGGTAACCGTTACGGTCTTATCGGTGCGAATGGCTGTGGTAAGTCAACCTTCATGAAAATCCTTGGCGGCGAATTAGAGCAGTCAGGCGGTACTGTTTCATTAGATCCAAACGAGCGTATGGCTAAGTTGGGTCAGGATCAGTTTGCTTTTGAAGAGTTTTCTGTTGTAGATACCGTTATTATGGGTCACAAAGAGCTTTGGAAAGTAAAAGAAGAGCGCGATCACATTTATTCTTTACCTGAAATGTCAGATGAAGATGGTATGCGTGTTGGCGATCTAGAAACAGAATTTGCTGAAATGGACGGTTACTCTGCTGAAGCGCGTGCAGGTGAATTACTGTTAGGTCTTGGTATTCCTGAATCGCAACACTTTGGCTTAATGAGCGAAGTTGCTCCGGGTCTTAAAGTACGTGTACTTCTTGCTCAGGTTCTTTTCGCTGATCCAGAAATTATGCTTCTTGACGAACCAACGAACAACTTGGACATTCATACAATTAGCTGGTTGGAAGAGATTTTGTTGGCGCGTAACTGCACAATGATCATTATCTCGCACGATCGCCACTTCTTGAACAGTATTTGTACCCACATGGCTGACTTGGATTACGGTGAACTTCGCCTATTCCCTGGTAATTATGATGAGTACATGTCAGCGGCAGAGCAGTCTCGTGAACAGCTACATGCTGATAACGCGAAGAAGAAAGCACAGATGGCTGAACTACAAACGTTCGTAAGCCGTTTCTCTGCTAACGCATCTAAAGCAAAGCAAGCAACGTCACGTCAAAAGCAGCTTGATAAGATTCAATTGAGTGAAGTGAAGGCATCTAGCCGTCAATCGCCATTTATTCGTTTTGATCAAGAAAAGCCTCTTTTCCGTAACGCCTTAGAAGTTGAAGGTCTAAAGCAAGGTTACGGCGAGAACATTCTAATCAATGGCGTTAAGCTAATGGTAGAAGTTGGCGAGCGTATCGCGATTATCGGTCAGAATGGTGTTGGTAAATCGACATTACTGAACACGCTTGCTGGTGCAATGGAACCAATGGAAGGTATGGTTAAGTGGTCTGAAAACCACAATATCGGCTTCTATGCCCAGGACCATAGTTCAGATTTTGCTGAAGATTTGAACCTTATTGATTGGATGGGTCAGTGGAAAAAAGAAGGTGACGACGAACAAGTTGTTCGTGGCATTCTTGGTCGTATGCTTTTCTCTCAAAATGACATCAAGAAATCTGTAAAAGTAATTTCTGGTGGTGAGCAAGGTCGTATGCTGTTTGGTAAGCTAATTATGCAAAAGCCAAACATTCTTTTAATGGATGAACCAACCAACCACATGGATATGGAATCTATTGAAGCATTGAACCTTGCACTTGAAAACTTCAAAGGTACATTAATGTTTGTATCTCACGACCGTCAGTTTGTATCTTCAGTTGCAACACGCATCATTGAAATTACAGAAAGCGGCCTTGAAGATTTCCACGGTACTTACGAAGAGTACCTAGCTAAGCAAGGTCTTACAGGTTAA
- a CDS encoding YaiI/YqxD family protein: MQIWVDADACPNVIKEILFRVANRVGIMVTLVANHHIRVPPSPHIRSTQVLAGFDVADDHIVQQAEPGDLVITADIPLADELITNGVHALNPRGELYTKDTIKQRLQMRDFMETMRSSGVQTGGPPPLNQGDRQNFANKLDTFLVKNFKK; this comes from the coding sequence ATGCAGATCTGGGTTGATGCAGATGCGTGTCCGAATGTCATTAAAGAAATTTTATTTCGTGTTGCCAATAGGGTAGGCATAATGGTGACATTAGTTGCCAATCACCATATACGGGTACCACCGTCACCACATATTCGCTCAACACAAGTGCTAGCTGGCTTTGATGTTGCCGACGATCATATTGTTCAACAGGCTGAACCTGGTGACTTGGTGATTACTGCTGATATTCCATTAGCTGATGAATTGATCACCAATGGTGTTCATGCTCTAAATCCGCGTGGTGAGCTATATACTAAAGATACCATCAAGCAGCGCTTGCAGATGCGAGACTTCATGGAAACAATGCGTAGCTCTGGTGTTCAAACCGGTGGACCACCGCCATTGAACCAAGGCGATAGACAAAATTTTGCCAATAAGCTCGATACCTTTTTGGTCAAGAACTTTAAAAAATAA
- a CDS encoding ParB/Srx family N-terminal domain-containing protein — MASQTKAYASYKRDLIFITVLSTLPALAEKSNYADLKRGDVINVNLDQLLPTQAVISLDEEYYNLGRYAEDLKKMYNDLCRVNGAKGIKKWDKDSNPTDISTYSCQAKQGENIDALPAVIIGPKDGELFLIDHHNILSTFWDMPNGGTSVPITLKVEYNLLGSGDDFWPELLNDHEVWLYNNKGEKIKPSALPQYIGSKQLKHDKYFSLAYFLDGIAYDMPDENKVPYVKLNWSRVLREKMDIGDYNLNNLDEYATALTEAATIITDLESDTVIGKSEKIAKEMGQKSSIDTKALENLLTNEKSTWHYAMAYRLAKKEKATPKNIEGDENNKEGDASSKKESKKKDKPNSINETDKVKVE, encoded by the coding sequence ATGGCTAGTCAGACAAAAGCTTACGCATCATACAAACGGGATCTTATTTTCATCACTGTTTTGTCCACTTTACCTGCCTTAGCAGAGAAAAGTAACTATGCCGATCTTAAACGTGGTGACGTAATTAACGTCAATTTAGACCAATTGCTACCAACCCAAGCAGTCATAAGCTTGGATGAGGAATATTATAATCTTGGTCGCTATGCTGAAGACTTAAAGAAAATGTACAATGACCTCTGCCGTGTTAACGGTGCTAAGGGTATCAAAAAGTGGGATAAAGATTCGAACCCTACCGATATAAGTACATACAGCTGTCAGGCAAAACAAGGGGAAAATATTGATGCCCTCCCCGCAGTAATTATCGGCCCCAAAGATGGCGAACTCTTTCTTATCGATCACCATAATATTCTCTCTACCTTCTGGGATATGCCTAACGGCGGTACCAGTGTGCCAATAACATTAAAAGTTGAATACAACCTACTGGGTTCTGGTGATGATTTTTGGCCGGAGTTACTGAATGATCACGAAGTTTGGCTATACAACAATAAAGGGGAAAAGATCAAACCAAGTGCCTTACCTCAATATATTGGTTCTAAACAATTAAAGCACGACAAGTACTTTTCTCTCGCCTATTTTCTAGATGGTATCGCCTATGACATGCCCGATGAGAACAAAGTGCCTTACGTGAAATTAAATTGGTCTCGCGTATTACGAGAGAAAATGGACATCGGTGATTACAATCTTAACAATCTTGATGAATACGCTACGGCACTAACGGAAGCTGCAACGATTATCACAGATCTAGAAAGTGACACTGTAATAGGGAAATCAGAAAAAATAGCTAAAGAAATGGGCCAGAAAAGTAGTATTGATACTAAAGCGTTAGAAAATTTACTAACGAATGAGAAATCAACTTGGCATTATGCGATGGCTTATCGCCTTGCCAAGAAAGAGAAGGCAACACCAAAAAATATTGAAGGTGATGAAAATAATAAAGAAGGTGACGCTAGCAGCAAAAAAGAATCAAAGAAAAAAGACAAACCCAATTCGATCAATGAGACTGACAAGGTAAAAGTTGAATAA